The following is a genomic window from Pedobacter sp. KBS0701.
TCGGTTTTAAAAGCTACACAGGAGGCCATGAAAGAGATTGGTGGAGCGATTATCGCAATTACCTTCTTAATGGCGTCGGTATTTATTCCGGTAGCATTTATGTCTGGTCCGGTGGGCATTTTCTATCGTCAGTTCTCCATTACCATGGCAACGGCAATTATCCTTTCTGGTATTGTAGCTTTAACGCTTACGCCTGCATTATGTGCCATTATGTTGAAGAATAATCATGGTTCAACCAAAAAGAAAACCATAATCGACCGTTTCCTGGATGGTTTTAATAATGGTTTTAACAAACTTTCTGGTAAATATGAACTGGTATTGAGCAAAGTGGTAAGCCGCAGGATATTAACCTTTGGTATATTGGTTGCCTTTTGTCTGGGGGTTTGGGGATTAAGTGGGAGTGTACCATCAGGCTTTATTCCTAACGAGGATCAGGGGATGGTGTATGCCATTATCCAAACGCCTCCGGGATCTACTTTGGAACGTACCGACCAGATTGCCGAGAAACTGCAAAAAATGTGTGAAGACATTGATGGTGTAAAGTCAGTTTCATCATTGGCCGGATATGAGATTCTTACGGAAGGTACAGGATCGAACTCGGGTACCTGTTTAATTAACCTGAAAGATTGGAGCGAGCGTAAACATTCGGCTGCAGAAATCATAGAAGAGCTTGAAGAAAAATCAAAATCTATCCCTGGTGCAACCATCGAGTTTTTCCAGCCACCAGCAGTTCCAGGTTATGGTGCAGCAGGTGGTTTCGAGCTTCGTTTACTGGATAAAGCGGGTAGCGGCGACTACAAAAAAATGGAAACCGTTGCCAACGATTTTGTAAGGGAACTGAATAAACGTAAAGAGTTATCATCCGTATTTACTTTCTACAGTGCGAGTTTTCCGCAATACATGCTTGATGTTGACAACGACATTGCGCAACAAAAAGGAGTAAGTATTGACAATGCGATGAACACCCTGTCAACTTTTGTGGGTAGTAACTACGAAACCAGCTTTATTAAATATGACCGCCAGTATAAAGTAATCGTACAGGCATTGCCTCAATACAGGGCTTTACCAGAGGATATCTTAAAACTATCGGTTAAAAACGATCGCGATGAGATGGTGCCATTCTCAGCCTTCATCAAAATGCGTAAGGTTTATGGTTTATCGGAAATTACCAGACACAATATGTACAATGCTTCGGAGATCAGCGGACAATCGGCTCCTGGTTACAGCTCCGGTGAGGCCATTAAAGCCATTACCGAAGTAGCCAAGAAAACCTTGCCAAGGGGATTCGGTATCGATTGGGCAGGTATTTCTAAAGATGAGGTATCAAGAGGTAATGAAGCTATTTATATCTTCCTGATCTGTTTGGGTTTCGTGTACCTTGTTCTGGCTGCACAATATGAAAGTTTCATTTTACCACTTTCGGTAATCCTTTCTTTACCGGCCGGTATTTTTGGAGCGTTTCTCTTCCTTAAATTATTAGGATTGGAAAACAACATTTACGCGCAGGTAGCCATGGTGATGCTGATCGGTTTATTGGGTAAAAATGCCGTACTGATTGTGGAGTTTGCGACGCAGCGCCATGCACAGGGGGCAACGATATTTAAGGCGGCAATGGAAGGTGCAAGTGTACGTTTCCGTCCGATTTTAATGACCTCTTTTGCCTTTATTGCAGGCTTGATTCCCTTGATGATTGCAAGTGGACCGGGGAAAATCGGTAACCGTACCATCGGATCTGCGGCTGCAGGCGGTATGCTTTTCGGTACCATTTTCGGGGTAATTGTGATCCCTGGGTTATATTATATATTCGGAACAATTGCAGCAAAACACAAGCTGATCAGAATTGAAGAAGAACATCCGTTAACTGAAGAAATTGAGAATAATGTTTAAAAATAATATTTATAAAGGCCTTGGATTAGTGCTAATATGCGCTGCATATACCGCCTGTAAGTTACCGGAAGTAGCCCAACGTGCCGAAAATAAAAATGTACCTGTGAGCTTTAATGGCTCACAGGATACAGTAAGTATAGCTGGTATTCAATGGCGTAACTTTTTTACAGATCCTAATCTGATCAACCTGATTGATACCGCACTGAAAAATAACCAGGAGCTGAATATTACCCTTCAGGATATCGAAATCGCCAAAAATGAAATCAAGGCAAAAAAAGGAGAACTTTTGCCAAATGTAACCTATGGAGTTGGCGCTGGATTGGATAAAGTTGGCCGTTATACGAGTTCGGGCGCCGGCGATGCCTCTACTGAAATTACTCCAGGCAAAGGGGTGCCAGAAGTATTGCCTGATTACCACTTTGGTTTGCAGGCCAACTGGGAAGCAGATATCTGGCATAAACTGCGCAATTCGAAAAAAGCAGCCATTAACCACTACCTGTCGACAGTAGAAGGTAAGAATTTCGTAATCACCAATTTAATTGCCGAAGTAGCCAATTCTTATTATGAATTGTTAGCCTCTGATAATCAGTTGGAAACGGTAAAAAAAACAATCGAACTCCAAAGCAATGCATTGGAGTTGATGAAGATCCAGAAACAGGCCACAAGGGTTAACGAACTTGCTGTACGTAAATTTGAAGCAGAGGTGTTAAGTTCTAAAAGTTTGGAATTTGATATTCAGCAAGATATTACCGAAACAGAGAATAAAATTAATTTCCTGTTAGGTCGTTTTCCTCAGCCAATCATTAGGGATAGATCTAGCTTTACCGATCTGGTACCTGCAACCATACACTCGGGTTTACCAGCTCAGTTGTTGGCCAACCGTCCTGATATTAAACAGGCAGAGTATGAACTAGAAGCTGCTAAATTAGATGTTAAAGTGGCTAAGGCACAGTTTTATCCATCATTGGGTATTTCTGCTTCAATTGGTTATCAGGCTTTTAATCCTTCATATTTATTAAGAACACCAGAATCTCTGATCTACTCTTTGGCAGGAGATTTGGCCGGACCGCTGATCAATAGAAATGCCATTAAGGCGGAATATTCATCTGCAAACGCCAAACAACTACAAGCTGTTTTTGATTATGAAAAGACCATTTTAAATGGTTATATTGAAGTAGCCAATCAGCTATCGAAAATCAGCAACCTGCAAAAAAGCTACGATCTGAAATCGAAACAGGTTAACGCACTTACGCAATCGATCGATATTTCGAACGAATTGTTTAAAGCAGCCAGGGCTGATTATTTTGAGGTATTGATGACGCAACGTGATGCTTTACAATCGAAATTAGAACTGATCGATACCAAAAAACAGCAGTTAAACGCTGTGGTAGATATTTATCATGCGCTTGGTGGCGGATGGAAATAGGTGAATACCACAGTCCCCTTAAATAATTACAATACTTTAAAGTATATTATCCTTATATCCAATCAGGCTGTTCCATTTGGAGCAGCCTTTTTCTTTTTTGTCATTCTGAGCGCAGCGAGGAATCTTTATAGCTACGCTCGTTTTCTAACAGGCGTTGAATACCTCTCGTTATCGTTGTTGCTGAGAAGGCTTTTCCAGCCGACAGCCAGCCCCGATTTTCGGGGAAGCAATCTTACAACAATCGCTATTAGCGTATGCATTACAATGACAACTTTTCTTTTTTGATCTCTGAGCAGTTTACAACGAGCACCCACCTCACAATTACCCTTTGTTCATTTATTTATCATAAAATTCATTTTGCAAACAATGCCTTTTGTCTGCGGTTATTTTATCATGGAATTTATCATCATATCTGAAATACAATGGGAAAAACAACATTTAAATTTGGCGAATTAGAAGTTAACCGTTTAGGTTATGGCGGAATGCAGTTAACCGGCAAGGGTGTTTTTGGCGAAGTAGAAGACCGCGAAAATGCGATAACCGTTTTGCGCGAAGCAGTTGCAAATGGCGTTAATTTTATTGATACTGCAGAGGCTTATGGGCCGAAGTTTAATGAATCACTTATTGCTGATGCCTTATCTCCTTTTCAAAAAGATCTCTTTATTGCAACTAAAGGTGGTTTTGATCGACCAGGTCCAGACAATTGGGTGCCTAACGGTGCCCCTGAAAAAATCAGGCAGGATATTGAAGGAAGTTTGCAACGATTAAAAGTAGATTCAATAGATTTATGGCAACTGCACCGCATCGATCCCAATGTGGATGTTGCCAAAACCCTGGCGCCTGTGGTAGAAGCTGTGAAAGAAGGCAAAATAAAAAATGTAGGATTATCAGAAGTAACCATCGATCAGATTAAACAAGTGCAGGATATTCTTCCGATAGTTTCTGTTCAAAATTTATATAACCTTAGCAACAGGCAATGGGAGAGTGTTTTAGATTTTACGGCAGAAGAAGGTCTGGCTTTTATTCCCTGGTTTCCTTTGGCTTCTGGTCCGCATAAGTTAGCGGATAAGATTAAAGCGATTGCCGAAAAACATAAAGCTACAACCGCACAAATTGCTTTGGCCTGGTTATTAAAAAGATCGTCAAATATCATTTTAATCCCTGGGACAAAATCTGTAGAACATTTAAAAGAAAACTTAAAAGCCGGAGAAATCGAATTGACTGAAGAAGAATTTGAAAGTTTAGCGAATTAAGGAGAAGTTTTGAGCGTAGCGAGGAATCTTTTTCTTTTTTACCGGTTTTAGCGTCTTTACAGGTCTTAGCGTCCTCGCTAAGACCTTTTTTATGAAATTTATTTTTTGCCACGGAGGCGCAGAAACACGGAAAATTCCTATCGATCTGTCACTCTGAGCGTAGTCGAAGAGCCTTAAACTAAAGTATTCAGTCAATATTGGTTCTCTTTTTTTTTATAATTTATTTTTTTGCTACGGAAGCGCAGAAACACGGAAAATTTCCTATCGATCTGTCACTCTGAGCGTAGTCGAAGAGCCTTAAACCAAAGTATTCAATCAATATTGGTTCTCTTTTTTTTATAATTTATTTTTTTGCCACGGAAGCACAGAAAACATGGAAAATTCCTATCGATCTGTCACTCTGAGCGTAGTCGAAGAGCCTTAAACCAAGTATTCTGTCAATATTGGTTCTCTTTTTTTTTATAATTTATTTTTTTGCAACAGAAGCACAGAGAACACGGAAAATTCCTATCGATCTGTCAATCTGAGCGTAGTCGAAGAGCCCTGAACCAAAAAATTCAGTCAATATTGGTTCTCCCGTGCGCACAAATGAGAGTGGTTGGAGTTATTAAATTAATAATAGATTTAGAAGGGCCGTCATTTCGAGCGCAGCAGATAAATCTTTTAAATTTGATTTCAATAACTTGGTTCGAAGATCTCTCCATTACGCTGCGCTTCAGTCGAGATGACGATTTTTCTTTTTTTAAATAACTTTTCATCTTTTTTTCAAAA
Proteins encoded in this region:
- a CDS encoding efflux RND transporter permease subunit; translation: MFSKFIQRPVLSIVISLIIVFLGVLAISYLPVTQFPSISPPKVNITAEYPGANNELLIKSVVIPLERALNGVPGMKYIASDAGNDGEASIQVVFNLGTDPNQASLNVQNRVAAVTNKLPPLVVREGVKITREESNMLMYINLYSKDPKMNQNFLYNYADINLLSELKRVDGVGFADILGDRDYAMRIWLKPDRMQAYKISVDEVMKSLDEQSLEASPGKTGESSGKRSQAFEYVLKYSGRFNTKEGYENIVVRATPNGELLRLKDIADVDFSASAYNLYSTLNGKASAAIVLKQSYGSNASQVIKDVKAKMAEIKSASFPKGLDYEISYDVSKFLDASIEKVIHTLVEAFILVGLVVFLFLGDWRSTLIPAIAVPVSLIGTFVFMQFFGITLNLITLFALVLAIGVVVDDAIVVIEAVHAKMEHDRHLSVLKATQEAMKEIGGAIIAITFLMASVFIPVAFMSGPVGIFYRQFSITMATAIILSGIVALTLTPALCAIMLKNNHGSTKKKTIIDRFLDGFNNGFNKLSGKYELVLSKVVSRRILTFGILVAFCLGVWGLSGSVPSGFIPNEDQGMVYAIIQTPPGSTLERTDQIAEKLQKMCEDIDGVKSVSSLAGYEILTEGTGSNSGTCLINLKDWSERKHSAAEIIEELEEKSKSIPGATIEFFQPPAVPGYGAAGGFELRLLDKAGSGDYKKMETVANDFVRELNKRKELSSVFTFYSASFPQYMLDVDNDIAQQKGVSIDNAMNTLSTFVGSNYETSFIKYDRQYKVIVQALPQYRALPEDILKLSVKNDRDEMVPFSAFIKMRKVYGLSEITRHNMYNASEISGQSAPGYSSGEAIKAITEVAKKTLPRGFGIDWAGISKDEVSRGNEAIYIFLICLGFVYLVLAAQYESFILPLSVILSLPAGIFGAFLFLKLLGLENNIYAQVAMVMLIGLLGKNAVLIVEFATQRHAQGATIFKAAMEGASVRFRPILMTSFAFIAGLIPLMIASGPGKIGNRTIGSAAAGGMLFGTIFGVIVIPGLYYIFGTIAAKHKLIRIEEEHPLTEEIENNV
- a CDS encoding TolC family protein, which gives rise to MFKNNIYKGLGLVLICAAYTACKLPEVAQRAENKNVPVSFNGSQDTVSIAGIQWRNFFTDPNLINLIDTALKNNQELNITLQDIEIAKNEIKAKKGELLPNVTYGVGAGLDKVGRYTSSGAGDASTEITPGKGVPEVLPDYHFGLQANWEADIWHKLRNSKKAAINHYLSTVEGKNFVITNLIAEVANSYYELLASDNQLETVKKTIELQSNALELMKIQKQATRVNELAVRKFEAEVLSSKSLEFDIQQDITETENKINFLLGRFPQPIIRDRSSFTDLVPATIHSGLPAQLLANRPDIKQAEYELEAAKLDVKVAKAQFYPSLGISASIGYQAFNPSYLLRTPESLIYSLAGDLAGPLINRNAIKAEYSSANAKQLQAVFDYEKTILNGYIEVANQLSKISNLQKSYDLKSKQVNALTQSIDISNELFKAARADYFEVLMTQRDALQSKLELIDTKKQQLNAVVDIYHALGGGWK
- a CDS encoding aldo/keto reductase, with product MGKTTFKFGELEVNRLGYGGMQLTGKGVFGEVEDRENAITVLREAVANGVNFIDTAEAYGPKFNESLIADALSPFQKDLFIATKGGFDRPGPDNWVPNGAPEKIRQDIEGSLQRLKVDSIDLWQLHRIDPNVDVAKTLAPVVEAVKEGKIKNVGLSEVTIDQIKQVQDILPIVSVQNLYNLSNRQWESVLDFTAEEGLAFIPWFPLASGPHKLADKIKAIAEKHKATTAQIALAWLLKRSSNIILIPGTKSVEHLKENLKAGEIELTEEEFESLAN